The nucleotide sequence GCGCCAGCCCGGGAGGGGCACAGTCCCCTGTGCCCAATACTCTTGCGGACGGCGGGGACGCCGTCCCTCCCAACCTGTCGGAGATCGTAGGCGCATCCACCGATTGGGCACGCTGGAGGTTGGGCACGGGCCCTGTGGTCTGCCTTTTCTAGCAGACCGCGGCGGCACGGTCCCACCCAACGGACCCTGTGGGAGGGGCGGAGTCCTCTTCGCCCGCCATGCTTGCCCGCATGTGTTTATCCCTGCCTATTCATCTCTTACGTGCACACGGCAGCCTTTCTTGGACAGCGGTCAATCGCCTTTTCCTACCTCAAAACCCTTCTTAATCTTCGAAAGCCTTTCTTCACTCATGGGTGTCACTGTGCCATCTTTACTTCTTTCAAATCCCTCCACCGGTATTCCGTTGTCACCAATCAGGATCAAGGTTTCAAAGAACCCGTCGCCGTCCTCGTCTCCCTCCATGGCCAGGCATTTACCTTGATGATGATAACTGCGAATGGTGACACTTCTATTGTTCATCTTATCCAAGGTGGATGCAAACACCATTTTTCCGTTCCGAAAGCACTTCACAAACACCAGATTGATCTCTCCATCATCACGCACACTCACTTCTACGCGTCGCGATACCAGTTCTCCGCTCACAAAGGTCTCCGTGATGCGCCTGTAATATCCGCGTTCTCGGNNNNNNNNNNACATACAACTGACGAATACCAATACAGCAGCCACTGCGGCCTTACGCGCACCACTCATGTTGTATACCTCCTATTTCAGAATGCCGCGCATATGGAATGACATGAAAAATATGCAATACCCCCAACAATGTGTGGAAAACTACATTTGATCTGCTGGCAACAGAAGTAACAACTGTCTTGCTCGGGTGATCGGGCAAACTTTAGGCATAACTCAGCCGCCTCTTTCATCTTCTCGCAACCCTCTTTTGCCTGGGATAGCAGGATAAAGATCCGAATCATTTGAGCAGCGGACTTAGCTGCTTCAGGGGGCCAGTCATCCGCATTTGCGATTGCCGCGGCTAAAGTATCGGCTGCCGTCCTGAACAAATCCTTCACCGGGTTCGGTCGGTTGGCGCAGCATGGCTTGCATGCCTGATCGTCCTTCTTGCTTTTATCGTCTTTGTTACCTTTGGCAGCTTTTAGTCCCAAAAAGTCCAGCTGATTAATCGGGTCTTGGTTCACGAAATCGTAGTGCGCAAGACCTGCCCGGGTTGGCCGCGGATGGAAGCTTCCGACCTCGTAGCGCTTGTCAGGCATGGCGCTTTTATTCCGCTGGATTGTACGGAGTGAGCCGTTAAGGATTTGAGCACCCAACGTCCCTACTTCTTCACCCGTCTTCGAACTCTCAAAGATAAGGGCAAACCCCGGTTCCCCGACCGGATCCCGGCTCAACCACCTTCCCAGGGTGGGACTGTAGGCGCGGTATTCGTACAGCACCAGGCCCGTGCCGTCCTCCGCCCGCTTCGTGCTGAAGCGGAACGGATTTGAAGCGGC is from Limisphaera ngatamarikiensis and encodes:
- a CDS encoding RHS repeat domain-containing protein; translation: DGNGNVWNLVSASTGTETARYEYGPFGEPLRLTGTVAASNPFRFSTKRAEDGTGLVLYEYRAYSPTLGRWLSRDPVGEPGFALIFESSKTGEEVGTLGAQILNGSLRTIQRNKSAMPDKRYEVGSFHPRPTRAGLAHYDFVNQDPINQLDFLGLKAAKGNKDDKSKKDDQACKPCCANRPNPVKDLFRTAADTLAAAIANADDWPPEAAKSAAQMIRIFILLSQAKEGCEKMKEAAELCLKFARSPEQDSCYFCCQQIKCSFPHIVGGIAYFSCHSICAAF